A segment of the Bombus huntii isolate Logan2020A chromosome 9, iyBomHunt1.1, whole genome shotgun sequence genome:
GTAGATTATCTAGACAACTCAGTGAACCACCAGATATGTATTCTTCTCAGAGTACTTTGTATGAAACAAGTCAAAATGAATTATATAGACAAAGTTCAGAACCTACATTTTCAGTGTCAGAAGCAACTCATACAGAAATGATATCTATAGCTAAGTATAGCGAAGAGAACAAGAAAGCAGTGGAACATTCAAAAATGGAATCACACTCTGATAATGCATGTGTTCATTTGTCTCCTATTGTGAAGAATAGACTTTGGAATGTATATGTTGCCCACACATCAACGCCATCAAATTTATTACGCAAAAGCTTAGTTACTAATGACTACATGTTAACTCCTATTACTAACAATGATAAGAGCATGAGCCCAATTACGCAAAGTGCTACTAAAATGACAAAAGCTATGCAggtatgaatttataatattatccctaatatcattattttatatgtttctttttaccattgtttactttctttataatttatatatatgtcggagatgtaGGGATAACAggcctttcttttggaatttgGGGAAGATTCTCAATACTTTGGGTTAAACTGTTTGTTTAAGCTAATCATTATAGTATTATAACAGTGGACTTGAGGTTAAGGTGACACTACTGGTcaccgaacgtagccacggtcataGGATGAACGTAGTAGTACTAATGTTGAAGGACACGCGTTGTATTAACAAACAAGTCCCGACGGCTCTACGCGAATCAGCCTAATAACGCTGCCTGGAATTTTGTTGATAACCCTGATCAATATGCAATTGACAAGTGTGGTCGTGTCAGTCTTTTATTCGTATGATCACCTTGGAGAGTTGATTCACAACGTCAGTCTATCAGTCAAAAAGATACCGTACGTCATAGCAAATGTCATTTCAAGTATAGCTAAAATCCAAATGTACAAaaagttatcccgttgaccgtggattcgttaaaCTTGAGAAACATTGTTATTTAAGAGAGActtttacgttatacagttAAACCTTGTTTAAATAACACCTGTACATatcattgtaaataaaaacCTCTTTGAACAACTACAATGGCAGGTCCTAATGAAGAAACACAACGCGCCCCAAGAACCAGCGCCAACCTGacaaacccgacatatataattgTGAATTTACTACAAATTCAAACTAGtaatattctatattaattACAGGAAACAATGATGACACCCCGATCTAGAAAACCAGTAATGATGGTTTCTGGATCAAACCTATGTAATCTCGCTTCTGTCAATAATAGTTGGAATCAACAGAGTAATAACATACATGGTCCAAACCTTGATGTTATTGGTCCAATAAATTGTACTTCAATTCTAGAAGAATCTCAAAAGCCCAATAACACAGACAGCGAAATTGTATACAACGAAGTTATTGACTTGgaagataaagaaaatttaaacaaaaatacgACAGAGAAAAGAAGATTTGTTACATCAATTACCGATGACTATTACACAATCAAACAACAAAGTACAATGTCTATAACAAGCACATTTAGGGAATATTTATTGTCTAGAAGTGTGTTAACTGCTAGTCCTGTTGATCTCAGTTTTTCGTCGCGTACTGGAGACTTCGAACAATCAGAATCCgacttaaatattttaaatgagGATGGCCTTTCTGAAAGCTTACTTTGTTGTTTAAATGGAAATCAACCTGAATCTGATACTTCTGGTATTGCATCTGGTAGTACTAATAGCGCGAATTCGTCGGAAAAGAATGAGGAAGTGGCAAGTTCGCCAAGAAAACGAGCAACTAGTTTACAGCGTAATGATTCTAAGAAATCAATAAAAGAATCtagaaaattaagaaacatACAAGGACAAGGTTTCAGAAATAAACAATTAAGCGAATCAACATTAAATtctgtaaaaataaaagacacATTTCAAGAAACTTCATTTTGACAAAGTGATATAATCACGATATATACCAAAATCAACGTGTTTAAACGTATTATgacattaataatatattgatTTCTATACATATCTTTATGCACACTTTTTCGTTTTAATAATACCTTTTACTTTGAAAagagatattaatataaaaacttATGATATCAATAGGTTTGCTTATGAACGGtatgaaaacaaaattttaaagtTTACTTTCATTATAtaactttctattttttaaaacttCCATTACTTCTGTATTTCTATaataaagattaaaatatatcgaCATGTGATACATTCAAATTCATAATATACGGTGAATAGTTTTGTactatttcatttaatttatgtactttcttaaagtttatatattatatattttgctaaattattcattatatatGAATAAACTCTTTTGCATAAAGTACATTGACTATAGATACacttaaatttcatattaaacTTTCAATAAATTACGTAACTATATAAGTTTGTGAAATTTGATAACACTATTACTTTCAGTGtactttttaatatatagcattaataataattcaattattatacagggtggttggtaactggtggtacaagaggaaagggggtgattctacgcaaaaaaagaagtcgaaaatatagaataaaaatttttcgtttgaagctgtgttttcgagaaaatcgactttgaattttcgctcggtacgcgtgcactttatcacgtctcgttataacggatctcacatACATGAGGTCTTTtatagataataaaaaataggATACAATGACTGTAAActcattttattaatatatttatatatataatacatttgttGATATATGtagtacaatataatatatatatattgtacagatttaaataattcattccATATCATTAATTGTcaaacataataccatatttagtattatataaacaaatataggAAAGAAACTCTAATTGccaaaaaattgtaaaatatgaaatattttatctcgCATTATCTACTTATGATTTGAGAATTaggttttatatatatatatggattttctaaataaaatattttggatCATAATGtggatttacatttttaaagaaatatattctgtaaatttattaaacatgtaatatataaattttatacacatGACTTTTATATTGAATCAAATCTTTATATTGTGTATTCGtctttatttttagtttgaaATACAAGGGAATTATTGAAACAAGAATTCTTTATACAAAGCAAGATATGTAAAACTGatcatagaaaaatatatatgtaattactAGAAATCTGTAAATGTAATCAATATGTtcatttatgtatttaatatagTCAGTAAAAGACTatctattaattataatagatttctatttaaatataatttttgtatatagtAGAAGTTTGAAGATTTTTAAAAGTACAATACAATTATAGTGGATACATATTCCACACTAAATACGGGgttaatgtaataaaactaaaactatataaattcttatattattgaCATCTCATATGTCAAATTTGAATTGTACTATTATATCAtagttttataaagaaattgtaggatatacattattattattctattgtaggatataattattctttttatcttcACAATTATGTGATATATTCACATCTCACAAGTTGTCCCCTTTAAATATTATCAGAAAGAAAGCGAAGTATAACATGTATCACATGTTTCAGAATTATGTGAAGATGTTGATGATAAAGTATTGGTAGTCAAGGATGTGGATATGGGTCAGAACATATCATCATGACCCATATCTGGAATATATGATAAACCTCGTTCCTTCagagttttatttattagtcGTTTCTGGTCTTGTTTTAATTCTTGCTCTCGTCTTTGTGCATCCAAGATATCATCAACAGATACTTCAGTCAATGGTAAATCTCTTTCTTTGTCTCTGTCCTATAATAAGAATTATATTGTTTCGTTAAGAAGTCTAATatatgtttttttaaataaaagatttttatataacgacattactATTTCTCCCAAAAGGACAACATTTTCTCCTCTGACAATAAAAATTCCTCTTGGGATGTCTCCATATTCTTTGCCAACATGAATTCTTTCAATTGTACGATGAAGTACAATATTAGCAAATTGATCAACACTTCTAAGATATCCAATTAAAGTTCTGCCATCTCTTAGTAAAACCATAAGTTTTTCTAGACcagaattatatataatatatcatagTAATGAAAATAACTTTTATCAAAGTAGagattaaaataaacaaaatgtattatattttatcaaaaatttcaTCATTTGCGAAGgtttaaaaagatatacatATGAATAATACAGCTCTAGatttaattaatacaatttCCCGTGACAAAAGAAAACATTTGTATTACACTGTATAATAATttgcttttataaatatagcgattataaaaattattaattaaagaataaaGTGCGAAACTGTAATAACACACtgatataacctaacaaatGTACAATTGTAACATAATTACGTACTGTCAAGTTCTTCGAGAAGAGATGCCGTCCCTGGCAAAATGTTCATTTTGCAATTTCTCCTATTTCtgatatatagaaataattttcaaattaaaacaaataaaaatcttcTATGTCAGCTTAACCTGTAGtgagatataaaattaaaatcatttcGTTTGTTCGTCAATAATCACTTGAACTATGTTAACTTGTTGTTATCGAATTAATATTATCGGCAAATTTATTTAGTTATCAaactaaaataatttaattataatcatcaCTCCTTTCACATTTACTTAAAAGATCCACGCAAatcgatatatgtattttggtgaattttattttgtgtGTATGGCGAGGTAAAATGTGTTATTGATTTGAATTCATtgtaaattaagaaaataatacaaacaaTATTATGGTATTATTATTAGCCTTTCATAGTAGTAGgattacataaataaatgattgtattaatataagaaagatcaaaataatatatataatatatttgtataaagttTCATTTCTATACGATGATAATCATtctatatacgtacatactACTACTCGTCCAATTAtggatattttttttttaaaattgcttattatataaagtattatttaaagtttaatacaattattatataaagtaatacttacTTTAAAATATGTCGATTTTAACATATAGccttaaattttataaaaaagcGCTAGTAAACATTTGAGTGAATACTTGCATGCAtacataatttcttttatacatCATTCATAATaacttttgatattttatagttttgatccataatattttaataccttcaaaaatatataacttcatatatttgaaataataatagcaATGTATATACGTAACAAATAATACCTATAATTTATAGATTTCGTaccgacatatatataagaaCATAACCTTTAATACAATGAAGCAAAAACGTTTTTGGCAATTTTTACCATTTATGATACTTGTTATAGGAGgtacattttttattcagGAATTTGTAAGCCTAAAGTATGTACTTTAATGCTACAAtcttaaattttgtattgtataatttaatgttattaactaaattattttcatttcttcagATATAAGTATCCAAAAGTTACATCCTACGATTTGAAAATAGAAACTAAAAAACGAGgtattgaaatgaaaaaaagtcGTACTCTTGAAGAGGAATATAAGCTAATAGAAGTAAGTAAactgattatttttattaaataaaatacctatatattaaatatttgaaaaattccaTTTTTACTAATTTGAGAATTGTACtatttttaaactttttatatgaaaataggGTAATTTCAACTCAAAAACGTGTTATAATTTCttgtttattaatatattggATCAAAATTCCTTCATATCCTTAAATGTCTATTAACAGTTAATAATCATTACagaaaataatcaaattttaactATTCTTTTTGAGAGTAACAAACTGTATCCTTATACACATTTAAGGAATTTATGACAAATTGACACAAAAGTAAATTTACGATTTTATCCTTTTATTTTAAGTTATGTTAATTATACACAGAAACTGTATGTGTGTTAAAATTAGGAACAAggatatacatttttattcacaaataaaaaatgcaaataAGATTGATGACAAATATGATCAAGCTTAGTATATAAAACACATGAATTACATGTGTTATGTCTATAGAAACAACTgactaatattaaaattacattatacaaatttaataaataaatatatcaagttgtattaatatattaaatagtTGTAGAAAACTTTATACTTtgttataatacatatattatatacaaattacattatatggtatacacaaatttatatgaaataatcaGTAAGTCATAATTACATTTAGCTTGATATTTCTAGACCTTGGATATTGATAATTGGGAAAACGTTCGTATACCACGACCATGGGAGGATTCAAGTATGacaaacaaatgaaattgtaaaaagaatttactttaaaaaaaatatatgtacattgtatgtatataaaagtatatttataacaaattgttatctatattatattatagttaCGATAAAATCTGTATTAAAATCTCTTGAGTATTCTTCATACATATCTTTTTTGCAGTAAttaataagttaaaaattattacaaaaaatgTAGCACAGCACACATTTGTTTTACAATTAGTAACTTTAATGTGTTAATGAATGTAATACTATAAACGAACAGTATAGTTagttaaattagaaaaaaaagtttcaaaattTTGACATATTAAActtactttttttttcaaacCCATACATACTTAATAAACTTTGTTGCCTTTGTACTGGTGATTGTAACTGTTGGCTTCGCCGTGTACCGTTTGTCGTGTTCATTTTACTTTTTAGAACCTGTGTGtgtgaaagagagagaaagagagtgagATACAAAATGTTGAAAGATACAATTGTGTAGAGATGCGCATATCGTCTCGAGTATCAGTTTGGGATGGGACGAAAAAAGTTCGGGCGATATACCTCTACGCACAACtataaaataacatatatGTGATTTGTGTTCAtactaaaaattaatcagtAGTTAAAGCAACTATGCAAATATTcttgattattttctaatattacCTTTTTCTAACTTTAATAAACATTTGCGTTGTTTTAATCTGATTTAATGTCACTTCTTAGTTTCTATGAATTATCGCTTATAAAATGATACTTACTGTGCGAAAATTTGAAGAACTTCTacttttgttttgttttattttattacttgttTGTGTGGATATTTTTGTATCAGACCACGTGAATAAGCTATTTGAAGTATTTATATCTTCTTGTCGAATTAAGAAGTCGGAATCTATGTTAAATTCCAACGTTGTCAATGAAGTATTTAAATTGTGTAATTCGTTTTTATTAGCattttttgcaatattttcattcattGAAACATCTAAATGTGATGTTCCTAAATCACAATTAGAAGTGTTTAAGGGTTCAATATTTTTGCACTCATTTGATGCATTTGTAATTGGTGCTTTATGCTCTTCATCAATATCCATACGATCATCCTTCCCCACTTCCTCATTTAACATTAaaagttttaaattaatattgtttgtgtggttatttttatttacttccatgttttctttttttaatgaaatttcatttgagTTCGTAATTTCATTATCTATTGGAGTATAATTTTCGTGAGTATTATCCTTAACAAAGAATTTACTTTCTGTAACAGTTCCTTCATCTATAATTGTTCGCCTGATACGCATATTCCTTCCGTTTATTCGACTTTTACTAGAAGATAAAAGGCTTGGAGAAGTTTTGATACTAGATGAAcgttttgaaaataaattttgttttctaattaaaacagGAGATACTTTATCTTCGCTAGGAGTAAGACTACTTGTATCtagattattttcaatatcCATTGTATTTGtagatttatatatatctaaaATTTCCTTTTGATTTAGTTGTTCGTGTTctgtaataattatataatcatTTATCTTTTGCCAGCTTTTTAAGTTATACTTAgatatattcaattatttatctttatatttatacaataacTATTATACtattgtttataataatataaaaataaatttcataccAGAACTATCTTGCTGTTTTACAAAAATAGATCTTCTTAAACGATTTGTCTGAAGAATTGCTTCTGAATTAACAGTACACCAATCTGTTAGCTTCTTTCCTTGACAAGTGTCTTGCAATTGATTTTGTactaatttatattcttttgaCCAAATACTAATATGTTGAGATAGTCCTGCTTTCTGTGTCCAAATGTTGCATTTATTAACTTTATTCTAGAAAATTCCAAATTTGATGATATTCAACGTTTTATTAATACTtatcatacatatttatatatttaatatctaaCACGTCTAATGTTTATTCTTATGTTAACAAGAAAATTATGCTctctgaaataattttattgacAATATTTACCTTTATTTTATCAGGATTAAAATTATGAAGTGTTTTTAGAGTAAAAGGATCACAGTTTCCAAGTGCAAGCTGCAATGCAATATCTGGATCTATTTCTAGACCGGCATAATATAATTGTTCTTCTGTTACATCAGATGTAGGTGGATTTAAACGAacttgtttcctttttaaaggACAAAACACTAACTGATGCTTGAAAGTGATAACTGCCAATGTAAATGAATCTCTATACTCTTTTGTAACAACTAAAGATTTCATATTTAA
Coding sequences within it:
- the LOC126869892 gene encoding uncharacterized protein LOC126869892 isoform X1; the encoded protein is MYYILSKISSFAKISYRHIYKNITFNTMKQKRFWQFLPFMILVIGGTFFIQEFVSLKYKYPKVTSYDLKIETKKRGIEMKKSRTLEEEYKLIELDISRPWILIIGKTFVYHDHGRIQV
- the LOC126869865 gene encoding exonuclease 1 isoform X1, producing the protein MGITGLLPFLEKASKRINVEQFSGGTVAIDSYCWLHKGVFSCADKLSMGHPTDAYVHYCMKFIHMLLSYKIRPILVFDGRHLPAKAQTEVKRRENRQANRRKGIELMQMGQHAEGRNLLRRSIDVTHEMALELIKQCHEMNIDCIVAPYEADAQLAYLNINGIADVVITEDSDLILFGCKKVLFKMDLTGNGLLVDQEQLHLAMEIPSKHFNMDDFCYMCILSGCDYLPSLPGIGLNKARKFIKLNKDCDIHKALTRLGSYLNMKSLVVTKEYRDSFTLAVITFKHQLVFCPLKRKQVRLNPPTSDVTEEQLYYAGLEIDPDIALQLALGNCDPFTLKTLHNFNPDKIKNKVNKCNIWTQKAGLSQHISIWSKEYKLVQNQLQDTCQGKKLTDWCTVNSEAILQTNRLRRSIFVKQQDSSEHEQLNQKEILDIYKSTNTMDIENNLDTSSLTPSEDKVSPVLIRKQNLFSKRSSSIKTSPSLLSSSKSRINGRNMRIRRTIIDEGTVTESKFFVKDNTHENYTPIDNEITNSNEISLKKENMEVNKNNHTNNINLKLLMLNEEVGKDDRMDIDEEHKAPITNASNECKNIEPLNTSNCDLGTSHLDVSMNENIAKNANKNELHNLNTSLTTLEFNIDSDFLIRQEDINTSNSLFTWSDTKISTQTSNKIKQNKSRSSSNFRTVLKSKMNTTNGTRRSQQLQSPVQRQQSLLSMYGFEKKILHSLTH
- the LOC126869892 gene encoding cytochrome c oxidase assembly protein COX16 homolog, mitochondrial isoform X2, whose protein sequence is MYYILSKISSFAKISYRHIYKNITFNTMKQKRFWQFLPFMILVIGGTFFIQEFVSLKYKYPKVTSYDLKIETKKRGIEMKKSRTLEEEYKLIETLDIDNWENVRIPRPWEDSSMTNK
- the LOC126869865 gene encoding exonuclease 1 isoform X2; its protein translation is MGITGLLPFLEKASKRINVEQFSGGTVAIDSYCWLHKGVFSCADKLSMGHPTDAYVHYCMKFIHMLLSYKIRPILVFDGRHLPAKAQTEVKRRENRQANRRKGIELMQMGQHAEGRNLLRRSIDVTHEMALELIKQCHEMNIDCIVAPYEADAQLAYLNINGIADVVITEDSDLILFGCKKVLFKMDLTGNGLLVDQEQLHLAMEIPSKHFNMDDFCYMCILSGCDYLPSLPGIGLNKARKFIKLNKDCDIHKALTRLGSYLNMKSLVVTKEYRDSFTLAVITFKHQLVFCPLKRKQVRLNPPTSDVTEEQLYYAGLEIDPDIALQLALGNCDPFTLKTLHNFNPDKIKNKVNKCNIWTQKAGLSQHISIWSKEYKLVQNQLQDTCQGKKLTDWCTVNSEAILQTNRLRRSIFVKQQDSSEHEQLNQKEILDIYKSTNTMDIENNLDTSSLTPSEDKVSPVLIRKQNLFSKRSSSIKTSPSLLSSSKSRINGRNMRIRRTIIDEGTVTESKFFVKDNTHENYTPIDNEITNSNEISLKKENMEVNKNNHTNNINLKLLMLNEEVGKDDRMDIDEEHKAPITNASNECKNIEPLNTSNCDLGTSHLDVSMNENIAKNANKNELHNLNTSLTTLEFNIDSDFLIRQEDINTSNSLFTWSDTKISTQTSNKIKQNKSRSSSNFRTVLKSKMNTTNGTRRSQQLQSPVQRQQSLLSMYGFEKKS
- the LOC126869891 gene encoding U6 snRNA-associated Sm-like protein LSm1; protein product: MNILPGTASLLEELDKKLMVLLRDGRTLIGYLRSVDQFANIVLHRTIERIHVGKEYGDIPRGIFIVRGENVVLLGEIDRDKERDLPLTEVSVDDILDAQRREQELKQDQKRLINKTLKERGLSYIPDMGHDDMF